A single window of Streptomyces xanthii DNA harbors:
- a CDS encoding helix-turn-helix domain-containing protein gives MPGPPSPHAPPPPFDAVAARRIRESLGMAPGHVAHGLSSSFGLTYITPGTVTAWERGLASPSPAELTALASVLWCDPTQLIGTPRALREHRLIRGYAATDVARAVGMDLGVYEEAERTGVWPGDDRQTKALASVLGLSQRDRMSVTGDNGRLAELLGEAVSTRWQAHARAIAKLTGLDRRALAEPLRTMHQEYQHLMTATLSRATTAAASGEQGRAYLERVTDRFWDLLEAQG, from the coding sequence GTGCCTGGTCCCCCCTCCCCCCATGCCCCGCCCCCACCCTTCGACGCGGTGGCGGCCCGCCGTATCCGCGAGTCGCTCGGCATGGCTCCGGGCCATGTCGCGCACGGCCTGAGCTCCTCCTTCGGCCTGACGTACATCACGCCCGGGACGGTCACCGCCTGGGAGCGGGGCCTCGCCTCACCGAGCCCCGCCGAACTGACCGCGCTGGCCAGCGTGTTGTGGTGTGATCCGACCCAACTCATCGGTACGCCGCGCGCGTTGCGTGAGCACCGCCTGATCCGCGGTTACGCGGCGACGGACGTGGCCCGCGCGGTCGGCATGGATCTCGGCGTGTACGAGGAGGCCGAGCGCACCGGCGTCTGGCCCGGCGACGACCGGCAGACGAAGGCGCTGGCCTCGGTCCTCGGGCTGTCCCAGCGCGACCGCATGTCCGTCACCGGCGACAACGGCCGGCTCGCCGAACTCCTCGGCGAGGCGGTGAGCACCCGCTGGCAGGCCCACGCCCGCGCGATCGCCAAGCTCACGGGTCTCGACCGACGCGCCCTCGCCGAGCCGCTGCGCACGATGCACCAGGAGTACCAGCACCTGATGACGGCCACCCTCAGCCGCGCGACGACCGCGGCGGCGTCCGGGGAGCAGGGGCGCGCCTATCTGGAACGGGTCACCGACCGCTTCTGGGACCTGCTGGAGGCGCAGGGCTAG
- a CDS encoding TetR/AcrR family transcriptional regulator — MGARDDVRRRYASPLREQRARQTRQAVLAAATRLFVARGYAATSLADIAAGAEVARPTVFAAYGSKAALLREAVDQALAGDDEPVPVAERPWFRPVWDARTPEAVLRAYAEVCRVIGERAAEIFEVVRRAADGGAEPAALWDTMQRNRRAGAAMVVDRLEALASAPPALERERAVDVVWMYNDPAHYRSLVLTCGWSGEEYAAWIAGQMAHGLGVALGGGRRRGR; from the coding sequence ATGGGAGCCCGAGACGATGTGCGGCGTCGGTACGCCTCGCCGCTGCGGGAGCAGCGGGCCCGCCAGACCCGGCAGGCGGTCCTCGCGGCCGCGACCCGCCTCTTCGTCGCCCGCGGTTACGCCGCCACGTCCCTCGCCGACATCGCCGCCGGCGCCGAGGTGGCCCGGCCGACCGTCTTCGCCGCGTACGGATCCAAGGCCGCGCTGCTGCGCGAGGCGGTGGACCAGGCGCTGGCCGGTGACGACGAACCGGTCCCCGTGGCGGAGCGGCCCTGGTTCCGGCCGGTGTGGGACGCCCGCACCCCGGAAGCGGTGCTGCGCGCCTACGCCGAGGTGTGCCGCGTCATCGGCGAACGCGCGGCGGAGATCTTCGAGGTGGTCCGGCGCGCGGCGGACGGGGGAGCCGAGCCGGCCGCCCTCTGGGACACGATGCAGCGCAACCGGCGCGCCGGAGCCGCCATGGTGGTCGACCGGCTCGAGGCGCTCGCCTCCGCGCCGCCCGCCCTCGAGCGGGAGCGCGCCGTGGATGTCGTGTGGATGTACAACGACCCCGCCCATTACCGGTCGTTGGTGCTGACATGCGGCTGGAGCGGTGAGGAGTACGCCGCGTGGATCGCCGGGCAGATGGCCCACGGCCTCGGCGTCGCCCTCGGCGGCGGGCGGCGCCGAGGGCGGTGA
- a CDS encoding cupin domain-containing protein: MSSSVNRPYLLGSTEGEALWFLGNLVTLKASGAQTRGRLTVAEFLNPAGFAPPLHRHLEEDEMFYVLSGTARFLCDGQELEARPGDFVLLPVGVPHTFVVGAQEPLRCLQITTPSGFEDFAADVGAPARERRLPDPGPFDPAALGHAAARHHIEILGPPPGIPAT; encoded by the coding sequence ATGTCGTCGTCCGTCAACCGTCCTTACCTCCTGGGAAGCACCGAGGGCGAAGCGCTGTGGTTCCTCGGGAATCTGGTCACCCTCAAGGCCTCCGGAGCACAGACCCGGGGCCGGCTCACCGTGGCGGAGTTCCTCAACCCGGCCGGCTTCGCACCCCCGCTGCACCGGCATCTGGAAGAAGACGAGATGTTCTACGTCCTGTCGGGAACCGCCCGCTTCCTGTGCGACGGGCAGGAACTGGAGGCCCGCCCCGGGGACTTCGTGCTGCTGCCGGTCGGCGTGCCGCACACCTTCGTGGTCGGCGCCCAGGAGCCGCTGCGCTGTCTGCAGATCACCACACCGTCCGGCTTCGAGGACTTCGCGGCGGACGTCGGGGCACCGGCACGGGAGCGGCGCCTCCCCGATCCCGGCCCCTTCGACCCGGCGGCCCTCGGGCACGCCGCCGCCCGCCACCACATCGAGATCCTCGGCCCACCGCCGGGCATCCCGGCCACTTGA
- a CDS encoding carotenoid oxygenase family protein yields the protein MASHTRRGLLKGAAVAAAGGAVGSGLGTGFFTAAARGSHMAGGTREARPFLEGAFAPVTEELTAFDLEVTGRIPRDLDGRYLRNGPNALGLEDVRAHHWMLGDGMVHGVRLRDGRAEWYRNRWVRSSRVTSKLGERYPGQVPPDDFACNTYVIPYKGRVLALQEGGPLPYELDGELGTVRPYDFRSTLEGAFTAHTKYDAAADELHAIAYYPTWDHVRHIMIDRTGRVARTTRVPVTDAPMMHDFALTEKYVVIVDVPITFDAAAAEAGAIVPYVWNDGHPMRIGLLPRAGGTTRWFEIDPVYYSHTLNAYDHGDSVVMEYIGFPAPFHAAGRGMGGPCATGSPTLDRWTIDPRAGRVRSSRLDDRPQEFPRINESLVAHRHRYAYTASAAEMWRAYETADGVPPDEKFTNHLIKHDMLRGSTQLIRFPDGAAVSEPVFVPRRGARDEDDGYVLSYVNDPGRGATDLVILSAQDFGGRPLARIHLPGRVPLGFHGSWVADA from the coding sequence ATGGCCAGTCACACACGGCGGGGTCTCCTCAAGGGCGCGGCGGTCGCCGCGGCGGGCGGCGCGGTCGGGAGCGGTCTCGGGACCGGCTTCTTCACGGCTGCGGCGCGGGGCAGCCACATGGCCGGGGGCACGAGGGAGGCGAGGCCGTTCCTGGAAGGTGCCTTCGCTCCGGTCACCGAGGAGTTGACCGCCTTCGACCTGGAGGTGACCGGCCGCATCCCCCGCGATCTCGACGGCCGCTACCTGCGCAACGGCCCCAACGCCCTGGGCCTGGAGGACGTCCGCGCCCACCACTGGATGCTCGGCGACGGAATGGTGCACGGGGTCCGGCTGCGCGACGGGCGCGCCGAGTGGTACCGCAACCGCTGGGTCCGCTCCTCCCGGGTGACGTCGAAGCTGGGCGAGCGGTACCCGGGACAGGTGCCGCCGGACGACTTCGCGTGCAACACCTACGTGATCCCGTACAAGGGCCGCGTCCTGGCGCTGCAGGAAGGCGGTCCCCTGCCGTACGAGCTGGACGGGGAGCTGGGGACGGTGCGCCCGTACGACTTCCGCTCCACGCTCGAGGGCGCGTTCACCGCGCACACCAAGTACGACGCGGCGGCGGACGAGTTGCACGCGATCGCGTACTACCCCACCTGGGACCACGTGCGGCACATCATGATCGACCGGACCGGCCGGGTGGCACGGACCACGCGGGTTCCCGTCACGGACGCGCCGATGATGCACGACTTCGCGCTCACCGAGAAGTACGTGGTGATCGTGGACGTGCCGATCACCTTCGACGCCGCCGCGGCGGAGGCGGGCGCGATCGTGCCGTATGTGTGGAACGACGGACACCCCATGCGCATCGGCCTGTTGCCCCGTGCCGGTGGCACCACGCGCTGGTTCGAGATCGACCCCGTGTACTACTCGCACACGCTCAACGCCTACGACCACGGCGACTCCGTGGTGATGGAGTACATCGGGTTCCCCGCGCCGTTCCACGCCGCCGGGCGCGGCATGGGCGGGCCGTGCGCGACCGGGTCCCCGACGCTGGACCGCTGGACGATCGATCCGCGCGCGGGCCGGGTCCGCAGCAGTCGCCTCGACGACCGCCCGCAGGAGTTCCCCCGCATCAACGAATCCCTGGTCGCGCACCGGCACCGCTACGCCTACACCGCGAGCGCGGCCGAGATGTGGCGCGCGTACGAGACGGCCGACGGGGTGCCGCCCGACGAGAAGTTCACCAACCATCTGATCAAGCACGACATGCTGCGCGGCAGCACGCAGCTGATCCGCTTCCCCGACGGCGCGGCGGTGAGCGAGCCGGTGTTCGTCCCGCGGCGCGGGGCCCGGGACGAGGACGACGGCTACGTCCTGTCGTACGTGAACGACCCGGGCCGGGGCGCGACCGACCTGGTGATCCTCTCGGCCCAGGACTTCGGCGGGCGCCCGCTGGCCCGGATCCACCTTCCCGGCCGGGTACCGCTGGGATTCCACGGCAGCTGGGTGGCGGACGCCTAG
- a CDS encoding GPP34 family phosphoprotein has translation MNTARDLLLISLDREHGVPADQGALSLALAGGELVDLVRAEAAAVREERIVPGLAPAQDDELMRQAVSSLVREEPFELVDDWLWRRGNGLAKEYVAGLRAEGLVTRKPHRFRPGPPETLASAAREVAVARWEAGEPVLQALVAALRQGDESAVDASGLSDQVVTVLAAVGGAELELEAERQRRSVENAAFDNIWRGA, from the coding sequence ATGAACACCGCACGGGACCTGCTGCTCATCTCCTTGGACCGGGAGCACGGTGTTCCCGCGGACCAGGGCGCCCTGTCGCTCGCTCTTGCCGGCGGGGAGCTCGTCGACCTCGTGCGCGCGGAGGCTGCCGCCGTGCGAGAGGAGCGCATCGTGCCGGGGCTCGCGCCCGCGCAGGACGACGAGCTGATGCGGCAGGCCGTGTCGTCGCTGGTGCGCGAGGAACCGTTCGAGCTGGTCGACGACTGGCTGTGGCGTCGGGGAAACGGGCTGGCCAAGGAGTACGTGGCCGGGCTCCGGGCCGAGGGCCTGGTCACGAGGAAGCCGCACCGCTTCAGGCCCGGCCCGCCCGAGACCCTCGCGTCGGCGGCGCGTGAGGTCGCCGTCGCCCGCTGGGAGGCGGGTGAGCCGGTGCTCCAGGCCCTGGTCGCCGCGCTGCGGCAGGGGGACGAGTCGGCGGTCGACGCCTCGGGCCTGTCGGACCAGGTGGTGACGGTGCTGGCCGCGGTCGGCGGCGCCGAACTGGAACTGGAGGCGGAGCGGCAGCGCCGGTCCGTCGAGAACGCCGCGTTCGACAACATCTGGCGCGGCGCCTGA
- a CDS encoding metallophosphoesterase, with protein sequence MTDTHEKRSVDSAAREARQRRLRRLLGLLPLIAPVLLWTVPCWLLLYAGQGWPVPVTAAGTVLFALGLTGMPLAMVRGHGKRQQDRAAIVGDTLLGTSWTLFTWSVLLGVLLRLALSVAGVGDGQDRARIVAWATLGTAAVLLAWGYAEARRVPRVRRLDIELPRLGAGLDGTRVALITDTHYGPLDRARWSARVCDTVNTLDADLVCHTGDIADGTAERRRAQAAPLGTVRATRARVYVTGNHEYYSEAQGWVDLMDELGWEPLRNRHLLLERGGDTLVVAGVDDVTAESSGLAGHRAHLAGALDGADPEHPVLLLAHQPKFVDEAAAGGVDLQLSGHTHGGQIWPFHHLVRIDQPALAGLSRHGDRTLLYTSRGTGFWGPPFRIFAPSEITLLVLRSPQPTA encoded by the coding sequence GTGACCGACACCCACGAGAAGCGTTCCGTCGACAGCGCGGCGCGCGAGGCACGGCAAAGACGACTGCGCCGCCTGCTGGGCCTGCTCCCGCTGATCGCGCCCGTCCTGCTGTGGACCGTGCCCTGCTGGCTCCTGCTGTACGCCGGTCAGGGCTGGCCCGTCCCCGTCACGGCGGCCGGAACGGTCCTGTTCGCCCTCGGCCTGACCGGCATGCCGCTCGCGATGGTGCGCGGCCACGGCAAGCGGCAACAGGACCGGGCGGCGATCGTCGGGGACACTCTGCTGGGCACGAGCTGGACGCTGTTCACGTGGTCCGTCCTGCTCGGCGTCCTGCTGCGCCTCGCCCTGAGCGTGGCCGGTGTCGGCGACGGCCAGGACCGGGCCCGGATCGTCGCCTGGGCGACCCTCGGCACGGCCGCCGTACTCCTCGCCTGGGGATACGCCGAGGCCCGCCGGGTACCGCGGGTGCGCCGGCTCGACATCGAACTCCCGCGCCTGGGCGCCGGCTTGGACGGCACCCGTGTCGCCCTCATCACCGACACGCACTACGGGCCCCTGGACCGCGCCCGCTGGTCGGCCCGGGTCTGCGACACGGTGAACACCCTGGACGCCGACCTGGTCTGCCACACCGGCGACATCGCGGACGGCACCGCCGAGCGGCGCCGTGCCCAGGCCGCCCCGCTCGGCACCGTACGGGCCACCCGTGCCCGGGTCTACGTCACCGGCAACCACGAGTACTACAGCGAGGCCCAGGGCTGGGTCGACCTCATGGACGAACTGGGCTGGGAGCCGCTGCGCAACCGCCATCTGCTCCTCGAGCGCGGCGGTGACACCCTCGTGGTCGCGGGCGTGGACGACGTCACCGCCGAGTCCTCCGGTCTGGCGGGCCACCGCGCCCATCTCGCCGGAGCGCTGGACGGCGCCGACCCCGAGCACCCGGTCCTGCTCCTGGCCCACCAGCCCAAGTTCGTCGACGAAGCCGCGGCCGGCGGCGTCGACCTCCAGCTGTCCGGCCACACCCACGGCGGGCAGATCTGGCCCTTCCACCACCTGGTCCGCATCGACCAGCCGGCCCTCGCCGGCCTCAGCCGCCACGGCGACCGCACCCTCCTCTACACCAGCCGCGGCACCGGCTTCTGGGGCCCGCCGTTCCGCATCTTCGCCCCCAGCGAGATCACCCTCCTCGTCCTGCGCTCCCCGCAGCCGACCGCCTGA
- a CDS encoding phosphatidate cytidylyltransferase produces MTTVAGLVPYLGGALAAGGVAVAATRRRELMVRWCVWALGVPLVTAAFWLGPPGIAVLASVVGVIAVAEFGGLLRLGPIDRAVLGAALVALVVTAWLAPGEVIRVAAAGALAIAGVPLFSGDAEHGLRRLGAGLLGLVWLGVLAGLVSSGAVGLVLFVAVSIADIVAYAAGPRFGGPRLSPLSPAKRWSGTLAGAAAGLLTLAVLSCLTWQTAVAVAVGGPLGDLLESMVKRGARAKDAGRWLAGSGGILDRIDSLLVALAVLLVLS; encoded by the coding sequence GTGACGACGGTCGCCGGTCTCGTGCCCTATCTCGGCGGGGCCCTGGCGGCCGGAGGCGTCGCGGTGGCGGCGACCCGGCGCCGCGAACTGATGGTCCGCTGGTGCGTGTGGGCGCTCGGAGTGCCCCTGGTGACCGCCGCGTTCTGGCTCGGCCCGCCGGGGATCGCGGTGCTCGCGTCCGTGGTGGGCGTGATCGCGGTGGCGGAGTTCGGCGGGCTGCTGCGGCTCGGCCCGATCGACCGGGCGGTATTGGGCGCGGCGCTCGTCGCCCTTGTGGTCACCGCCTGGCTGGCCCCCGGGGAGGTGATCCGCGTGGCGGCCGCCGGGGCCTTGGCGATCGCCGGGGTGCCGCTGTTCTCGGGTGACGCGGAGCACGGGCTGCGCCGCCTGGGAGCGGGTCTGCTGGGGCTCGTGTGGCTGGGGGTCCTGGCCGGGCTCGTGTCCTCGGGCGCCGTCGGCCTCGTCCTGTTCGTGGCGGTGTCGATCGCCGACATCGTCGCCTATGCGGCGGGCCCCCGCTTCGGCGGACCCCGGCTCTCCCCGCTGTCGCCCGCCAAACGGTGGAGCGGCACGCTGGCCGGGGCCGCGGCCGGTCTGCTCACGCTGGCCGTGCTGTCCTGCCTGACGTGGCAGACGGCGGTGGCCGTCGCGGTCGGCGGCCCCCTCGGGGACCTGCTGGAGTCGATGGTCAAGCGGGGCGCGCGCGCCAAGGACGCCGGCCGGTGGCTGGCCGGCTCCGGCGGCATCCTCGACCGGATCGACTCCCTCCTCGTCGCCCTGGCGGTGCTGCTGGTGCTGAGCTGA
- a CDS encoding histidinol-phosphate aminotransferase family protein, with the protein MEHALQVRTATPGDLDWIHELRHRVYAEELGQHPVDPSGRLSDGLDGDNVYLVAARGERRIGFVSLTPPWVGRYSLDKYLTREELPVLTDEAPFEIRVLTVEQRWRSTAAAPLLMYAALRWAAARGGRRVVAMGRTELLDMYLAAGLRPMGRTIRSGAVSFEVLSGSVAELTRTVAQRHGRILERLRTDLDWRLDMPFAPRADGCEHGGAFFSAIGTDFRTLNRRHEVVAADVLDAWFPPSPAVRAVLSEDPGWSARTSPPTGAEGLLAELARVRGLPVESLVVGAGSSDLIFRAFGRWLTPASRVLLLDPGYGEYAHVTERVIGCQVDRLQLRREDGWLVDPARLAAATRDGRYDLVVVVNPNNPTGRHAPADALRAVIEASPDRTRWWIDEAYLGYVDPADSLAGLASADARVVVCTSLSKMYALSGMRAAYLVACPETAGELRRWTPPWPVSLPAQLAAVTALRDPGHYAERWARTHELRRQLAHDLGELDGFSAVDEGVANFLTVTLPPHGPSAAQLVRECRRHDVFLRDLSPMSPAYEGRTVRIAVRDTAENARIVAACRSALDALRAPAVVVSGASGTVSR; encoded by the coding sequence ATGGAACACGCCCTGCAGGTGCGCACGGCCACGCCTGGCGACCTCGACTGGATCCACGAGCTGCGCCACCGCGTGTACGCGGAGGAACTCGGTCAGCATCCGGTGGACCCGTCGGGAAGACTGAGCGACGGGCTCGACGGTGACAACGTCTATCTCGTGGCCGCGCGCGGCGAGAGACGGATCGGCTTCGTCAGCCTCACCCCGCCGTGGGTCGGCCGCTACTCCCTCGACAAGTACCTGACGCGCGAGGAGCTGCCGGTCCTGACCGATGAGGCACCGTTCGAGATCCGGGTGCTGACCGTCGAGCAGAGGTGGCGGTCGACCGCGGCGGCCCCGCTGCTCATGTACGCGGCGCTGCGCTGGGCCGCCGCACGGGGCGGCCGCCGGGTGGTGGCGATGGGACGCACGGAGCTGCTCGACATGTATCTCGCCGCCGGGCTGCGCCCGATGGGACGCACCATCCGCTCGGGAGCCGTCTCGTTCGAGGTCCTCAGCGGGTCCGTGGCCGAGCTGACGAGGACGGTCGCGCAGCGCCACGGCCGGATCCTGGAGCGGCTGCGGACGGACCTCGACTGGCGGCTCGACATGCCCTTCGCACCGCGTGCGGACGGCTGCGAGCACGGCGGGGCGTTCTTCTCGGCGATCGGCACCGACTTCCGGACCCTGAACCGCCGTCACGAGGTGGTCGCCGCGGACGTGCTGGACGCCTGGTTCCCGCCCTCTCCGGCGGTCCGCGCCGTCCTGTCGGAGGACCCGGGGTGGTCGGCCCGGACCTCGCCGCCCACCGGCGCGGAAGGACTGCTCGCGGAGCTCGCCCGGGTCCGCGGGCTGCCGGTGGAGTCACTGGTCGTCGGGGCGGGCTCGTCCGATCTGATCTTCCGCGCGTTCGGCCGCTGGCTGACCCCGGCGAGCCGGGTGCTCCTCCTCGACCCGGGCTACGGGGAGTACGCCCATGTCACCGAGCGGGTGATCGGCTGCCAGGTCGACCGGCTCCAGCTGCGCCGGGAGGACGGCTGGCTGGTCGACCCGGCCCGGCTCGCCGCCGCGACCCGCGACGGACGGTACGACCTCGTGGTCGTCGTCAACCCGAACAACCCGACCGGCCGCCACGCCCCGGCCGACGCATTGCGCGCGGTGATCGAGGCCTCGCCCGACCGGACCCGCTGGTGGATCGACGAGGCCTACCTGGGCTACGTCGATCCGGCGGACTCGCTGGCCGGACTGGCCTCGGCCGACGCCCGGGTCGTCGTCTGCACCTCGCTGTCGAAGATGTACGCCCTGTCGGGGATGCGAGCCGCCTATCTGGTCGCCTGTCCGGAGACCGCCGGCGAGCTGCGCCGCTGGACGCCGCCGTGGCCCGTGAGCCTGCCGGCCCAGCTGGCCGCGGTGACGGCCCTGCGCGACCCCGGCCACTACGCGGAGCGCTGGGCCCGCACCCACGAGTTGCGCCGCCAACTGGCGCACGACCTTGGTGAGTTGGACGGCTTCTCCGCGGTCGACGAGGGGGTGGCGAACTTCCTCACGGTGACCCTGCCGCCTCACGGGCCGAGCGCGGCGCAGCTGGTGCGGGAGTGCCGGCGGCACGACGTGTTCCTGCGCGACCTGTCGCCGATGTCCCCGGCGTACGAGGGGCGGACCGTCCGGATCGCCGTCCGCGACACCGCGGAGAACGCGCGGATCGTGGCGGCCTGCCGCAGCGCCCTGGACGCGCTGCGCGCACCGGCCGTCGTGGTGTCGGGCGCGTCGGGGACGGTCTCCCGGTGA
- a CDS encoding YeeE/YedE thiosulfate transporter family protein, whose amino-acid sequence MRTRGAILLANIITGLALGYTVSHIGFGDYAELNRMFTFQDLRMFLTFAGAVGIIVCAFALLRIRRTPGRIHAGVVPGAVLFGTGWAISGGCPAIPIIQVAGGYLPALVTVVGVVVGIRLCRWANARYFHLDRGSCGL is encoded by the coding sequence ATGCGTACCCGCGGCGCGATTCTGCTCGCGAACATCATCACGGGGCTGGCGCTCGGCTACACCGTCTCCCACATCGGCTTCGGCGACTACGCCGAGCTGAACCGCATGTTCACCTTCCAGGACCTGCGGATGTTCCTCACCTTCGCGGGGGCCGTCGGCATCATCGTGTGCGCGTTCGCGCTGCTCCGGATCCGGCGCACTCCTGGGCGCATCCACGCGGGTGTCGTCCCCGGAGCCGTGCTGTTCGGCACCGGCTGGGCGATCTCCGGCGGCTGCCCGGCCATCCCGATCATCCAGGTCGCCGGGGGCTACCTGCCCGCGCTGGTCACCGTCGTCGGCGTCGTCGTCGGCATCCGGCTGTGCCGCTGGGCCAACGCCCGCTACTTCCACCTGGACCGCGGATCCTGCGGCCTGTGA
- a CDS encoding YeeE/YedE family protein, with protein sequence MSGYWPWWAGAAGLALITVNYALTTDRSFGVSSAWDRVLHWRRERRLERMDEEFTDRRELAEALAAATAEHFGTNPAAPPTPYGTSQPARPDAEPTESDDTAAPTPAPLVTQAALLVSIFIGGLIAAVTSGQFRLRLDMGPGFRDVVTANPVTMTVLLFVGGVLVGFGTRLAGGCSSGHGLNGCGRLRPVSLVATAVFFGTAVAVSFLLWKVV encoded by the coding sequence ATGAGCGGCTACTGGCCCTGGTGGGCCGGCGCTGCCGGGCTCGCTCTGATCACCGTCAACTACGCCCTGACCACGGACCGTTCGTTCGGGGTCTCCTCGGCGTGGGATCGCGTCCTGCACTGGCGCCGGGAGCGCCGACTCGAGCGCATGGACGAGGAGTTCACCGACCGGCGGGAGCTCGCCGAGGCACTCGCCGCGGCGACGGCCGAGCACTTCGGGACCAACCCGGCCGCGCCGCCCACCCCGTACGGGACCTCGCAGCCGGCCCGACCGGACGCCGAGCCGACCGAGAGCGACGACACCGCGGCCCCCACCCCGGCCCCGCTCGTCACCCAGGCCGCCCTGCTGGTGTCGATCTTCATCGGCGGGCTGATCGCCGCGGTCACCTCCGGGCAGTTCCGTCTGCGCCTCGACATGGGCCCCGGATTCCGCGACGTCGTCACCGCGAACCCGGTCACCATGACCGTCCTGCTGTTCGTGGGAGGCGTGCTCGTCGGATTCGGAACGCGCCTTGCGGGTGGCTGCAGTTCGGGCCACGGGCTCAACGGCTGCGGGCGGTTGCGCCCGGTCAGCCTGGTCGCGACCGCCGTGTTCTTCGGCACCGCCGTCGCGGTCTCGTTCCTCCTGTGGAAGGTGGTCTGA